A DNA window from Brassica napus cultivar Da-Ae chromosome C1, Da-Ae, whole genome shotgun sequence contains the following coding sequences:
- the LOC106351827 gene encoding serine carboxypeptidase-like 15 isoform X2 produces the protein MINAGPLSFNIESDNGDIPSLVSTTYSWTKVANIIYLDQPVGTGFSYSRNPLADIPSDIRSAKLVNEFVHNWLAKHPEYYSNPFYVTGNSYSGIVVPAIVQEISKENGLCCKPLVNLQGYVLGNPVTDFDNNDNWRIPFAHGMALISDENYQLLRRSCRGNCIIVDPLNTDCLKSVQEFENCVSGLDVTYILGLKYVNASDPYVSNPSEHRMSVQSNCWANDESVRRALHVEKGSIGEWLRCYREIPYKFDIRSSVPYHKNNSIQGYRSLIFSGDHDMYVPFLATQDWIRSLNYSIIDDWRPWMIHNQVAGYTRTYANNMTFATVKGGGHTMVYKPEECSVMFERWINGQPL, from the exons ATG aTAAATGCAGGGCCTCTGTCTTTCAACATTGAGTCTGACAATGGAGATATCCCATCATTGGTCTCTACTACATATTCATGGACTAAG GTGGCGAATATAATCTATTTGGATCAGCCTGTTGGGACTGGCTTCTCTTACTCAAGAAACCCACTTGCTGATATACCAAGTGACATAAGATCAGCAAAGTTGGTCAATGAGTTTGTTCATAAT TGGCTAGCTAAGCATCCTGAGTATTATTCAAATCCTTTCTATGTCACCGGAAACTCTTACTCCGGTATAGTGGTTCCGGCCATCGTTCAAGAAATTTCAAAGG AAAATGGTTTATGTTGTAAACCTCTAGTAAATCTTCAG GGTTACGTGCTGGGAAATCCTGTAACAGATTTTGATAATAATGATAACTGGCGCATTCCATTTGCTCATGGAATGGCTCTGATCTCTGATGAAAACTACCAG CTTCTGAGGAGAAGTTGTAGAGGAAACTGTATTATAGTGGATCCTCTTAACACAGATTGCTTGAAATCCGTTCAAGAGTTTGAGAAT TGTGTTTCTGGATTAGATGTAACATATATTCTAGGACTAAAGTATGTAAACGCATCTGATCCGTATGTAAGCAATCCCTCTGAGCATCGCATGTCTGTGCAATCTAACTGTTGGGCCAATGATGAGAGTGTGCGCAGAGCTCTTCATGTGGAGAAG GGGAGTATAGGAGAATGGTTAAGATGTTATAGGGAAATACCTTACAAATTTGACATTAGAAGCAGCGTACCATACCATAAGAACAACAGCATTCAAGGATACCGATCTCTCATCTTCAG TGGTGATCACGACATGTACGTACCTTTTCTTGCAACTCAAGACTGGATAAGATCACTCAACTATTCCATTATTGATGACTGGAGGCCGTGGATGATTCACAATCAAGTCGCTGG ATACACAAGGACTTATGCTAATAATATGACATTTGCCACTGTGAAA GGAGGCGGGCACACGATGGTGTATAAACCTGAGGAGTGCTCTGTCATGTTCGAGAGATGGATTAATGGCCAGCCTCTGTAA
- the LOC106418667 gene encoding serine carboxypeptidase-like 15 isoform X1 yields the protein MGSWILKSLLLKLLVVSIQNHADGGSIVRYLPGFEGPLPFQIETGYIGVGEGEEDQLFYYFIKSERNPEEDPLLVWLAGGPGCSSFSGLVYENGPLGFKVETYNGSIPSLVSTTYSWTKVANIIYLDQPVGTGFSYSRNQLSDTPSDTEAAKRVNEFLRKWLVKHPEYFSNPLYVAGNSYSGIVIPAIVQEISNGNDICCEPQINLKGYLLGNPLTDSVLDRNARIPFAHGKALISDELYDSMKRCCGGNYFNVFPLNTECLKLVEEFKQCVFRIYEELILASNCDPKSPDCYTYRYSLSEYWANNESVRRALKVVKGTTGKWKRCDYNMRCPHDIISSIPYHVNNSIKGYRSLIFSGDHDMTIPYVATQAWIRSLNYSITEKWRPWMILDKVAGYTKTYANKMTFATVKGGGHTLEYKPEENSIMFKRWISGQPL from the exons ATGGGTTCTTGGATACTCAAGTCTCTGCTGCTAAAACTTCTAGTAGTGTCGATTCAGAATCATGCTGATGGAGGTTCCATCGTCAGATATCTTCCTGGTTTTGAAGGCCCTCTTCCTTTTCAGATTGAAACCGG GTACATAGGTGTTGGTGAGGGAGAGGAAGATCAGTTGTTCTACTACTTCATTAAATCAGAGAGGAACCCAGAAGAAGATCCTCTTCTTGTCTGGCTAGCTGGAGGACCTGGCTGCTCTTCTTTCTCTGGCCTTGTTTATGAGAATG gACCACTTGGTTTTAAGGTGGAGACATACAATGGAAGTATCCCATCCTTGGTCTCTACTACATATTCATGGACTAAG gtggcgaatataatatatttggacCAGCCTGTTGGGACTGGCTTCTCATACTCAAGAAATCAACTATCTGATACACCAAGTGACACTGAAGCAGCTAAACGGGTCAATGAGTTTCTTCGTAAG TGGCTAGTCAAGCATCCTGAATATTTCTCTAATCCTCTCTATGTCGCCGGAAACTCTTATTCCGGTATAGTCATTCCGGCCATCGTTCAAGAAATCTCAAATG GAAATGACATATGCTGCGAACCTCAAATAAATCTCAAG GGCTACTTGCTTGGAAACCCGTTAACAGACAGTGTACTTGATAGGAACGCTCGCATTCCATTTGCTCATGGAAAGGCACTCATCTCTGATGAGCTATATGAT TCAATGAAGAGATGCTGTGGAGGAAATTATTTCAACGTGTTTCCTCTTAACACAGAATGCTTGAAACTCGTTGAAGAGTTCAAGCAG TGTGTTTTTAGAATATATGAAGAACTTATCCTAGCATCAAACTGTGATCCAAAATCTCCTGATTGCTAT ACGTATCGGTATTCCTTATCAGAATACTGGGCTAATAACGAGAGCGTACGCAGAGCACTTAAAGTGGTGAAG GGGACTACAGGGAAATGGAAACGATGTGACTATAATATGCGGTGCCCTCATGACATTATAAGCAGCATACCATACCATGTGAATAACAGCATCAAAGGCTATCGATCTCTCATCTTCAG CGGTGATCACGATATGACAATCCCTTATGTTGCAACGCAAGCATGGATAAGGTCACTCAACTATTCCATTACTGAGAAATGGAGGCCATGGATGATACTTGATAAAGTCGCTGGATACACCAAGACTTATGCTAATAAGATGACATTTGCTACTGTGAAG GGAGGTGGGCACACGTTGGAGTATAAACCAGAGGAAAATTCAATCATGTTCAAGAGGTGGATAAGTGGTCAACCTCTCTAA
- the LOC106351827 gene encoding serine carboxypeptidase-like 15 isoform X1, with protein sequence MEIKLLLLLVLELLPLAFIKHACSRSTVRYLPGFQGPLPFELETGYIGVGEAEEDQLFYYFIKSERNPEEDPLLIWLSGGPGCSSLSGLLFENGPLSFNIESDNGDIPSLVSTTYSWTKVANIIYLDQPVGTGFSYSRNPLADIPSDIRSAKLVNEFVHNWLAKHPEYYSNPFYVTGNSYSGIVVPAIVQEISKENGLCCKPLVNLQGYVLGNPVTDFDNNDNWRIPFAHGMALISDENYQLLRRSCRGNCIIVDPLNTDCLKSVQEFENCVSGLDVTYILGLKYVNASDPYVSNPSEHRMSVQSNCWANDESVRRALHVEKGSIGEWLRCYREIPYKFDIRSSVPYHKNNSIQGYRSLIFSGDHDMYVPFLATQDWIRSLNYSIIDDWRPWMIHNQVAGYTRTYANNMTFATVKGGGHTMVYKPEECSVMFERWINGQPL encoded by the exons atggagatcaAGTTGCTACTGCTTCTTGTTCTTGAGCTTCTTCCTCTTGCGTTCATTAAGCATGCTTGTTCAAGATCTACCGTCAGATATCTCCCTGGTTTCCAAGGCCCTCTTCCTTTCGAGCTTGAAACAGG GTACATAGGTGTTGGTGAGGCAGAGGAAGACCAGTTGTTCTACTACTTCATCAAATCTGAGAGAAACCCAGAAGAGGACCCTCTTCTTATCTGGTTAAGTGGAGGACCTGGCTGCTCTTCTCTCTCTGGCCTTCTTTTTGAGAATG GGCCTCTGTCTTTCAACATTGAGTCTGACAATGGAGATATCCCATCATTGGTCTCTACTACATATTCATGGACTAAG GTGGCGAATATAATCTATTTGGATCAGCCTGTTGGGACTGGCTTCTCTTACTCAAGAAACCCACTTGCTGATATACCAAGTGACATAAGATCAGCAAAGTTGGTCAATGAGTTTGTTCATAAT TGGCTAGCTAAGCATCCTGAGTATTATTCAAATCCTTTCTATGTCACCGGAAACTCTTACTCCGGTATAGTGGTTCCGGCCATCGTTCAAGAAATTTCAAAGG AAAATGGTTTATGTTGTAAACCTCTAGTAAATCTTCAG GGTTACGTGCTGGGAAATCCTGTAACAGATTTTGATAATAATGATAACTGGCGCATTCCATTTGCTCATGGAATGGCTCTGATCTCTGATGAAAACTACCAG CTTCTGAGGAGAAGTTGTAGAGGAAACTGTATTATAGTGGATCCTCTTAACACAGATTGCTTGAAATCCGTTCAAGAGTTTGAGAAT TGTGTTTCTGGATTAGATGTAACATATATTCTAGGACTAAAGTATGTAAACGCATCTGATCCGTATGTAAGCAATCCCTCTGAGCATCGCATGTCTGTGCAATCTAACTGTTGGGCCAATGATGAGAGTGTGCGCAGAGCTCTTCATGTGGAGAAG GGGAGTATAGGAGAATGGTTAAGATGTTATAGGGAAATACCTTACAAATTTGACATTAGAAGCAGCGTACCATACCATAAGAACAACAGCATTCAAGGATACCGATCTCTCATCTTCAG TGGTGATCACGACATGTACGTACCTTTTCTTGCAACTCAAGACTGGATAAGATCACTCAACTATTCCATTATTGATGACTGGAGGCCGTGGATGATTCACAATCAAGTCGCTGG ATACACAAGGACTTATGCTAATAATATGACATTTGCCACTGTGAAA GGAGGCGGGCACACGATGGTGTATAAACCTGAGGAGTGCTCTGTCATGTTCGAGAGATGGATTAATGGCCAGCCTCTGTAA
- the LOC106418667 gene encoding serine carboxypeptidase-like 14 isoform X2 yields the protein MGSWILKSLLLKLLVVSIQNHADGGSIVRYLPGFEGPLPFQIETGYIPLHLHIKYWANNESVRRALKVVKGTTGKWKRCDYNMRCPHDIISSIPYHVNNSIKGYRSLIFSGDHDMTIPYVATQAWIRSLNYSITEKWRPWMILDKVAGYTKTYANKMTFATVKGGGHTLEYKPEENSIMFKRWISGQPL from the exons ATGGGTTCTTGGATACTCAAGTCTCTGCTGCTAAAACTTCTAGTAGTGTCGATTCAGAATCATGCTGATGGAGGTTCCATCGTCAGATATCTTCCTGGTTTTGAAGGCCCTCTTCCTTTTCAGATTGAAACCGGGTATATCCCTCTTCATCTTCATATTA AATACTGGGCTAATAACGAGAGCGTACGCAGAGCACTTAAAGTGGTGAAG GGGACTACAGGGAAATGGAAACGATGTGACTATAATATGCGGTGCCCTCATGACATTATAAGCAGCATACCATACCATGTGAATAACAGCATCAAAGGCTATCGATCTCTCATCTTCAG CGGTGATCACGATATGACAATCCCTTATGTTGCAACGCAAGCATGGATAAGGTCACTCAACTATTCCATTACTGAGAAATGGAGGCCATGGATGATACTTGATAAAGTCGCTGGATACACCAAGACTTATGCTAATAAGATGACATTTGCTACTGTGAAG GGAGGTGGGCACACGTTGGAGTATAAACCAGAGGAAAATTCAATCATGTTCAAGAGGTGGATAAGTGGTCAACCTCTCTAA